One Drosophila subobscura isolate 14011-0131.10 chromosome U, UCBerk_Dsub_1.0, whole genome shotgun sequence DNA window includes the following coding sequences:
- the LOC117902562 gene encoding protein mushroom body miniature translates to MQNGQGHPSSNHPVQDKYNFFSGAPQNTDMHRKNGGNADRQGNGHHNNMNQGRGRGRGRGRGRRGGRDGDHSDSFSKFRDPHQQPDQSNGFQRANNGGGGSVDHRRNRRSRDSRGENRRGGRNGSWGAAPQEPIPNAVFYYDPSVPQPPVLGAGLEVPLLPEATMNYIPIAAEAPAEPPVIEPKPTVPPVGVNIKKEKKESPAVKPAPKPVEKPAESSEESSSSSSDESVEPGEVVKAQAVKSKVEAPSAKAQSSSSSSSSSESSDTDSDDSPPPAKSKAASKEKEASGKTSKKMKKSLSQEDVICLGTQKRHYTITDEESSEEDEAEQQKSSKSKSKQKPDTGCAICDKKGHTSFECQMICRNCSAQYHGLKDCPKPPNLNIALQSYLEYTMQQMAVFNVEQQRFAVPALSTAPLSSTPVKSKKEKEKEKKTPKKTKKTPQKKMKLEAADDDDDDDDDDDDDDDEDDDDEEASESASEDSEPSSGEPAPVSKQKRKRNTKQTNPQTATTLPPQAFPFPIMAAGAPYSSMMYPYGAPFSFPKQ, encoded by the exons AGGGAATGGACACCACAACAACATGAATCaaggacgtggacgtggacgtggccGCGGCCGTGGGCGTCGCGGTGGCCGTGATGGTGACCACTCGGACTCGTTTTCCAAATTCCGAGACCCTCATCAGCAGCCAGACCAAAGCAATGGATTCCAAAGAGCAAacaatggaggaggaggcagtgtCGACCATCGTAGGAATCGCAGATCTCGTGATTCGAGAGGTGAAAATCGCAGAGGCGGTCGTAACGGTAGCTGGGGTGCCGCCCCACAGGAGCCCATACCTAATGCTGTCTTCTACTACGATCCTAGCGTACCACAACCACCAGTGTTGGGCGCTGGCTTGgaggtgccgctgctgcctgagGCTACCATGAACTATATTCCGatagcagcagaagcacctGCAGAGCCGCCTGTCATCGAACCGAAACCGACAGTGCCACCTGTTGGCGTTAACatcaagaaggagaagaaagaaTCGCCAGCTGTGAAGCCTGCACCGAAGCCTGTCGAAAagccagcagagagcagcgagGAGAGCTCTTCCAGCAGCTCTGACGAAAGCGTAGAGCCTGGTGAAGTGGTCAAAGCGCAAGCTGTAAAATCGAAGGTGGAGGCACCATCGGCCAAGGCACAATCTTCCTCTTCGTCTTCCTCATCTTCCGAGAGTTCTGACACTGACAGTGATGATAGTCCGCCGCCAGCTAAAAGCAAAGCTGCATCAAAAGAGAAGGAAGCGAGTGGCAAGACATCtaagaaaatgaagaaaagcCTATCCCAGGAGGATGTCATTTGCCTGGGCACTCAGAAGCGACACTACACCATAACCGATGAGGAGAGCAGCGAGGAGGACGAAGCTGAGCAGCAGAAATCcagcaaaagtaaaagcaagcaaaaacccGACACTGGCTGTGCAATTTGTGACAAGAAG GGCCACACATCCTTCGAGTGCCAGATGATCTGCAGGAACTGCTCGGCTCAGTATCATGGCCTGAAGGACTGTCCAAAACCACCGAACTTGAACATTGCTCTGCAGTCATATTTGGAGTACACCATGCAGCAGATGGCCGTGTTCAATGTGGAGCAGCAACGTTTTGCCGTGCCAGCACTGTCAACCGCCCCGCTATCGTCCACGCCTGTCAAGtcgaagaaggagaaggagaaggagaaaaagaCTCCCAAGAAGACCAAGAAAACGCCACAGAAGAAAATGAAGCTGGAGGCCgccgatgatgacgatgacgacgatgatgatgatgatgatgatgacgatgaagacgacgacgatgaggaggcaAGCGAGAGCGCAAGCGAAGATTCTGAACCATCCAGTGGTGAACCAGCACCCGTCTCTAAGCAAAAGCGGAAGCGGAATACAAAGCAGACAAATCCTCAAACTGCCACAACTTTACCACCACAAgcgtttccatttcccattatGGCTGCCGGCGCACCCTACAGCTCCATGATGTATCCATATGGGGCGCCCTTTAGCTTTCCTAAACAATAA